The genomic window CGTGATCGCGCCCCAGCCGTCGGCCGCCGCCAAGAAGGTGGCGTACGACAAGGCCGAGGCGCTGCTCAAGGAGCTCCAGGACGGCGGCGACTTTGCCCGCATCGCCAAGCGCGAGTCCGCCGACTCCACCACGCGCGAAGTGGGCGGCGATCTGGGCTGGAACCGCCGCGGCAGCGGACTGGTGCCCACCTTCGAGCAGTGGCTGTTCGCGCTGCAGCCCGGCCAGTTGAGCCCGGTGTTCGAGACGCCGTTCGGCTACCACATCCTGCGCGTGGACCGCGTGAACGGCCCCGAGCGCAAGGCGCGCCACATCCTCATCCGTCCCGTCATCGACTCGGCCGACATCGCCAGGGCCGGCCGGCTGGCCGATTCGGTCAAGAAGATGTGGCTGGCCGGCGTGCCCTTCGATACGCTGGCCAAGAAGTACCACGACTACGCCAGCCGCGAGGAGACCTCGCTGCTCACGCCGTACCCGTTCGATTCGCTGCCGCAGAAGTACCAGGACGCGTTCGCCGGGCTCAAGGCGGGCGACGCCGTGGTGTTCACCATCGCCAACCCGCAGAACCCGGGCGTGCCCAAGTTCGTGGTGGCGCGCATCGAGTCGTCGGAACCGGGCGGCGCGATGACGCTGGCCGACGTGCGCGGCCAGGTGCGCTCCAACCTGGAACAGAGCGCCGCCATCCGCCGCTATCTGGACGGCCTGCGCAAGGAGACGTTCGTGGAGATCAAGAAGAGCGCGCTGGCCACCACGCCGCCTCCGCCCGCCGCGCCGCCCGCCGGCGGCGGATAGCCGCGTGCGTCCGCGCCTCGCCGTCACGCTCGGCGACCCGCGCGGCATCGGGCCGGAGATCGTCGCCGCGCTCGGGGCCGATGAGCGCGTGGCGCGGGCCGCCGACCTGGTGATCGTGGGGCCCGCCGGCACCGGCGTGGCCGTGCAGCACGCGGTGGGGCAGTGGGCGCCGCGCCAGTCGGCCGCCAACGCCGGCCGCCTGGCCGGTCTCGCCATCGAGCGGGCCGTGCAGCTCGCCCGGTCGGGCGACGTCCAGGGCATCGTCACCGCGCCCATCGACAAGGCGGCGCTCCTCGCCGGCGGCTACGACTATCCCGGTCATACGGAAATGCTCGCCGCGCTCACCGGCGCCCGCGTGGCCATGATGCTCGCCTCCGACCGGCTGCGCGTGGTGCTGGCCACCACGCACATCGCGCTGCGCGACGTGCCCGACGCCGTGACCCCGCAGGCCATCGCGTCGGCCGCCGCCGTCACCCGCGCCGGCCTGCAGGACTGGTTCGGCATCGCCCAGCCGCGCATCGCGCTCTGCGCGCTCAACCCCCACGCCGGCGACGGCGGGCGGTTCGGCCACGAAGATGAGCGAATCCTTATGCCCGCGGCGCGGGCCGCCGGACTGGCCGGCCCGTTCCCGGCCGACACCGTGTTCGTGCGCGCCCTGCGCGGCGAGTTCGACGCCGTGATCGCGCCTTATCACGACGTGGGGATGACGGCGATCAAGGTGGCCTCGTTCGGCAGCGCCGTGAACGTGACCCTGGGGCTGCCCTTTCCGCGAACCAGTCCGGATCACGGGACGGCGATGGATATTGCGCGAATGGGGAAAGCGGACCCGTCGAGTATGGTCGCGGCCGTGGAACTAGCGGCGTGGATCGCGGCGCGATTGGAGAGTAGGACGGTAGGGGGGTAGGGGAGTAGGACGTACGACGGTAGGACGGAAGCGAAGCTACCCCGCCCCCCGTTCCTTGCCTGCCGGCCACGGCCGCGCCTACGGCCGGATGGCGAACTCGTACTGCGGGAAATCCTGCGACGGCTGATCCCCGAAGTGCGTCTGCTGCAGCATCATCTGGGTGCCGCTGCCGGTGCCGGTGAGCGATCCCGACATGCTCCCCACGAGGTAGACCGCCGAGCCAGTGTTGCTCCAGGAGTAGCGCCCCGAGGAGTTCACCGCCACGGTGTCCGTCCGGCCCGCGGAATCCACCCGTTCGGTCAGCGTCATCGCGTACGTGCCCCGGCCGCACGGCGCCAGCAGGTACCAGGTGCCGTCCGGCGTGAAGACGGTGTCGCCGTGCATGCGTGCGCCATTTGGAATCGTGTATACGCACGACGAGGGCATGTACATCCCCGCCGGCACGGCCACGAACGCTTCCGGCGTCGCCGATCCGAGGCTCAACTGGCCGCTCAGCGGCGTGGTGCGGGCCCCGCTGGCGGTATCGGTGCGCGTGCAACAGGGCACCGACTGTCCGTCCACGGACACCAGCTGGTACGTGCCGGCGATGCTCGGGGCATGCCGAGGGCCCACCAGGCCACAGGCGCTCGCGCACACGAGCACGCAACAGGCGAACAATGCACGGTTCATGAGCGATACCCTCCTCGGCTCACATTCCCAATGTACTATACCGCGGCCGCGCCCTCCGCGGGAGCCCGCTGCTCTCCGGTGCCCGGCACCTTCACCGCCAGCGTCTCGATGCGCCGGCCGTCCAACGCCTTCACCGTGAACGTGGCGCCGCCCGCCGTCACCCGGTCGCCCACCACCGGCAGCCGCCCCAGCGCGCCGAACACATAGCCGCCGATGGTCGTGTAGTCGGCCTCCGAGACGGCCAGCGCGAACCGCTCGTTGAACTCGTCGATGTTCATCGCGCCCGGCACCAGCGTCACGTCGCCCGCCGTCAGCGCTTCCGGCGCCGGCGGCTCGTCGTACTCGTCCCGGATCTCGCCCACGATCTCCTCCAGCAGATCCTCCATCGTCACCACGCCGGCCGTGCCGCCGTACTCGTCGAGCACGATCGCCATGTGCTCGTTGAGCTTCTTGAAATCGGCCAGCACCTCCTCCACCTCGCGCGATCCGGGCACCACGTGCACGGGACGCATCACGGCGCGCAGCGAGAACCCGGCCGGCGGGTGGTGCAGCACGGGCAGCAGGTCCTTGGCCAGCAACAGCCCCACCACGTTGTCGATGCTCTCCTCGTACACCGGATAGCGCGAACGGTGCGACTCCGCCACCAGCGCCAGCGTGTCCTCGAGCGTGGCCTCCACCGGCAGCGCGTCGATCTCGGTGCGCGGCGTCATCACCTCGCGGGCGTTCTTTTCGGAGAACTCGAATACCCCCTCGATCAGGTGGGCATCCTGCGGCAGCAGCATGCCCCCCTCCTGGCTCTGCTCCACCAGGATCCGCAGCTCCTCGGCCGAGTGCACGTTCTCCTCGCCCCTGGGGATCTCCTGCCCCAGCAGGCGCAGCGTGAACTGCGCCGACCGGTTGAGCAGCCAGGAGAACGGGGCCGTGAGCCACACGAACGCCATGAGCGGCGGGGCGAGCCAGGCCGCCATCTCCTCGGGATGCGCCA from Gemmatimonadaceae bacterium includes these protein-coding regions:
- a CDS encoding hemolysin family protein — encoded protein: LNGFFVAAEFALVRSRRSRLEAMARRGNWTARLALRAAKNLPRILSATQIGVTVASLAIGALAEDTLGPSLAAWLGGAGMPVVLDVAVRLAIGASVALVAVSYLHVVFGELVPRGAALAHPEEMAAWLAPPLMAFVWLTAPFSWLLNRSAQFTLRLLGQEIPRGEENVHSAEELRILVEQSQEGGMLLPQDAHLIEGVFEFSEKNAREVMTPRTEIDALPVEATLEDTLALVAESHRSRYPVYEESIDNVVGLLLAKDLLPVLHHPPAGFSLRAVMRPVHVVPGSREVEEVLADFKKLNEHMAIVLDEYGGTAGVVTMEDLLEEIVGEIRDEYDEPPAPEALTAGDVTLVPGAMNIDEFNERFALAVSEADYTTIGGYVFGALGRLPVVGDRVTAGGATFTVKALDGRRIETLAVKVPGTGEQRAPAEGAAAV
- the pdxA gene encoding 4-hydroxythreonine-4-phosphate dehydrogenase PdxA, with product MRPRLAVTLGDPRGIGPEIVAALGADERVARAADLVIVGPAGTGVAVQHAVGQWAPRQSAANAGRLAGLAIERAVQLARSGDVQGIVTAPIDKAALLAGGYDYPGHTEMLAALTGARVAMMLASDRLRVVLATTHIALRDVPDAVTPQAIASAAAVTRAGLQDWFGIAQPRIALCALNPHAGDGGRFGHEDERILMPAARAAGLAGPFPADTVFVRALRGEFDAVIAPYHDVGMTAIKVASFGSAVNVTLGLPFPRTSPDHGTAMDIARMGKADPSSMVAAVELAAWIAARLESRTVGG
- a CDS encoding peptidylprolyl isomerase, coding for MRKSIALVLALAALAAVPHAAAAQEAPKPVQLDRVVAVVGNVPITESDVQEEIVRRQQQDPTYKLPTDSAGWVNFQINIINGLIDQHLLLDKAKQLKLDIPDSLLAPNVDARIASIRQSFPNEAEFRTELAKAGLGTPDEYRQFLMDNLRTQQLQQEAVAKLKQDGKILPVSVSEEEVQAAFNAMKGSLPKRPATFTWRQIVIAPQPSAAAKKVAYDKAEALLKELQDGGDFARIAKRESADSTTREVGGDLGWNRRGSGLVPTFEQWLFALQPGQLSPVFETPFGYHILRVDRVNGPERKARHILIRPVIDSADIARAGRLADSVKKMWLAGVPFDTLAKKYHDYASREETSLLTPYPFDSLPQKYQDAFAGLKAGDAVVFTIANPQNPGVPKFVVARIESSEPGGAMTLADVRGQVRSNLEQSAAIRRYLDGLRKETFVEIKKSALATTPPPPAAPPAGGG